A window from Parambassis ranga chromosome 13, fParRan2.1, whole genome shotgun sequence encodes these proteins:
- the tekt1 gene encoding tektin-1, which translates to MSAQDRSHQRDVEPSLVSAEVGLRRSQLFRSECQRLIEEMDKACKHMQNDNNKRLDQRVTDITFQKKELEMKLGEVILDIDMLIALQSRVEKAIEAYKEPLRVTLLCLEERMKRPPSERVLDEVDRELQKEKEGMEGVMSLLQRVLEQITEQIRLNRSSKYHLEEDLTEKFEAKCIDDSCALMTTHSITDNLQESKKRNPALSNLIVTHDQWKNISDINITKAEQQMTSSLSLRTLVESVLEQTAADMQKQFQATRAAFQLNIQEIKSAKSQMEDKMSQVQSEIANQQRTREDLHVAITENEEFLTLAEARLGLRGQRPGKEQCYDTAQSHLLTDVQRLRAHISKLRKEVAQSQKQQRVLLECQRNLQENIDTKATSLYIDEVICTQHREPIVIHNF; encoded by the exons ATGTCTGCCCAAGACCGCAGTCATCAGCGGGACGTAGAGCCCAGCTTAGTTAGTGCTGAGGTGGGGCTGCGCCGCTCCCAGCTCTTCAGATCCGAGTGCCAGAGGCTGATTGAGGAAATGGACAAAGcctgcaaacacatgcaaaatgATAACAACAAGCGACTCG ATCAGAGGGTCACAGACATTACGTTTCagaagaaggagctggagaTGAAGCTGGGGGAGGTTATTCTGGACATTGACATGCTTATAGCCTTACAAAGCAGAGTGGAGAAAGCCATTGAGGCGTACAAAGAGCCTCTGAGAGTAACTCTTCTGTGTCTGGAGGAGAG AATGAAACGTCCTCCCTCTGAAAGGGTTCTTGATGAGGTGGACAGAGAGCttcagaaggagaaagaagGTATGGAAGGGGTGATGTCCCTTCTCCAGCGTGTACTGGAGCAGATCACCGAGCAAATACG ACTGAACCGATCTTCCAAGTACCACTTAGAAGAGGACTTGACGGAGAAATTTGAGGCTAAGTGCATTGATGACTCCTGCGCACTAATGACCACACATTCCATCACTGACAACCTGCAGGAGTCCAAAAAAAGGAACCCGGCTCTGTCAAA CTTGATAGTGACTCATGACCAGTGGAAGAACATCTCGGATATCAACATAACCAAGGCGGAGCAGCAGATGACCAGCTCTCTGTCCCTGCGGACCCTGGTGGAGTCTGTCCTGGagcaaacagctgctgacaTGCAGAAGCAGTTCCAGGCTACGAGAGCAGCTTTTCAGCTCAACATCCAAGAAATCAAGTCAGCCAAGAGTCAGATGGAGGATAAAATGTCTCAG GTTCAGTCAGAGATTGCCAACCAGCAGAGAACCAGGGAGGACCTCCATGTGGCCATCACAGAGAATGAGGAATTTCTGACTTTGGCTGAGGCCCGGCTGGGTTTGCGCGGCCAGCGGCCTGGCAAAGAGCAGTGCTATGATACAGCACAGTCCCATCTCCTCACTGACGTCCAGAGGCTCAGAGCTCACATCAGCAA GCTGCGGAAGGAAGTGGCCCAgtcacagaagcagcagagggtGCTTCTTGAGTGCCAGCGGAATTTGCAGGAGAACATCGATACCAAGGCCACCTCTCTCTACATCGACGAGGTCATCTGCACCCAACACAGGGAGCCTATCGTCATACACAACTTCTGA
- the xaf1 gene encoding XIAP-associated factor 1: MEQKEATRTCGQCHKEVAEVNFALHETHCSRFLCICPDCDETVPRDQLAQHREEQHTQVRCSKCNKKMERCQLLDHESDECVERLQKCVFCEIELPWKELDEHSLACGSRTELCRECSRYVKLRDLQEHSSTCSATDNSPPPTQSSAAKIIQNTMHCGTCLGSFPEEEIEEHKLQCALEAELYNEKSESEEEEQDDFSTQGLTARLSSTFKAKSLSANPSHGPCKDGSDPDKISTCPHCHLALPVPTLRWHEVKCQVYIVLNP, translated from the exons CCACAAGGAGGTCGCAGAGGTCAACTTTGCGCTGCATGAAACACACTGTAGCCGTTTCCTATGCATCTGCCCTGATTGTGATGAAACAGTTCCCAGAGATCAACTCGCCCAACACAGGGAGGAGCAGCACacccag GTCAGATGCTCCAAGTGTAACAAGAAGATGGAACGCTGTCAGCTATTGGACCATGAG TCCGACGAGTGTGTGGAGCGTCTGCAgaagtgtgtgttctgtgagaTTGAATTGCCATGGAAGGAGCTGGACGAACACTCTCTGGCCTGTGGGAGTCGCACTGAGCTGTGCAGGGAGTGCAGCCGCTACGTGAAGCTCAGAGACCTGCAAgagcacagctccacctgctcaGCCACCGACAACAGTCCTCCTCCAACTCAGAGCAGCGCAGCTAAAATCA TACAAAACACAATGCATTGTGGCACATGTTTGGGATCATTTCCAGAGGAGGAGATAGAAGAACATAAG CTGCAGTGTGCTTTGGAGGCCGAGCTGTATAATGAAAAGTCtgagtcagaggaggaagagcaggatgaTTTCTCCACTCAGGGGCTTACTGCTAGGCTAAGCAGCACATTTAAAGCAAAATCCCTTTCGGCCAATCCCAGCCACGGTCCCTGTAAAGATGGAAGTGACCCAGACAAGATCAGCACCTGCCCTCACTGTCATCTGGCTCTCCCTGTTCCCACGCTGCGCTGGCATGAG gtgAAGTGCCAAGTCTACATTGTCTTGAACCCCTAA